The segment GATTTTAACAGGTACATTACATGATGGTTATATTAAACTTGGTATCATGCATATTACTATTACAGAACTTGAGAAACCACAGTGGTTATTAACCTTTAACACACGGCTAAGTACCGTTGTCTTTGAGATATTGCTGCTCTTGTTGTTTTATCTTACTTGTTTTTTGAGTTAGTCATAAACTAACAttttttgtcaagttttgcaTTTCCACGGTAACTCACATTAATTTTTGATGTTTTTCGTCTTCTCTTTGTACCATATATTTTACTAACACAACATTACTTCTTCTATAGTAGTTACCACAATGCTGACGGCATacctaagtaaaaaaaaaaaatcaaaaatttgCTTCATGTAGATTGTATAGGGAAAATTGAGTCGGTAACTCACGTACATATCTAAAAGCGCCAAAACtggtaaacaaattttacttaaaaagtGTCCTCATACTAAGTGAACTCTAAGACAAGTGAAATTTGGTAGTTATACCTTACCTACTATAGTAAACATATAGGTTGCCAAAAAATTCCTATATCATTGTCCAGTTGCATAAAAATGATGCAAGACACGGTAACTCACGTTACAATTTGTCCACGCATAacagttaataaaaaataagttgCTGACACAATTCAATCTTACTAATTTTTATGTAACAGTTTCAAGCTTTAATAAAATTACTTCTTGTGTTCACTTTGTAACACAGTGTAActgttattaacttatttgcaGTTTCATATTATGTAGGAATCACTGCAGTGCTCCATATCATTCAACAGTAGAGCCAATGAACAGTGGAGGAAATGGCCAAAACAATTGACATCAATGATAAAGTTTGTTAAATTGCAAGTGGCGAGGTTAAATAGGCCCTGTGATAGTATTGAGGAATATTTCATGTTGATCCGaggtaatccgggcgaatttcgcgaaaatttttctaactccgaaaaacacattgagacactttgtgggtagaaaaatgaaggaaggccatttgggccagtgagggtgtacagtgttaaaagattaccagggcattctagacacggtagaatgcggtgcataggttgtggggagacaggtaagtggggaacgaagtaaatatataaaccagtaagttttataatatctaTATGGTTATGGGTTACTATGTCTAACACTGTCTAACAGCATTAGCAGCCCCCGTTTCTTATATCTGGCCTAGCTTAATGTACCAAAATCAAAATTCCTTTTAGCATACGAAAGGGTTAAATTGTAAGACATTTACACGCACATTAACTAGTGTTTGCAaggggtatccgggtacccacccgtcgtgatactacccggttcctaacttattacccgaatcctatgcaaagtgtgacatttttttttgcataccGATGGTTatgcaagattttcccattgacttagtgtggtgttaggctaccatgtggtcaaagataatagcaataatataagtattccatagatatcttataactgtgtcacaatttcagcaaataaacagatggttaggctagattacccGATTGACTTAGTgaggtgttaggctaccatgtggaagaaattgaaagaatttttacaattattattttttcattcatttatttcataaatggAAAGACTGACATTTACCAGATGTTattaatggattatagacgggataactaaaaaatagtgaTAATCGCAAGTGGTTTTTAACTAATTGTTATTCCATAATTGTCTACTACACTGACATTATAAGCATGATAATACTGTATGATAACTCACGTAACATGGTAACTCACGTTACCATTTGCATCACCTACCCTACTTAACATAGTGGGGTGCACaacatttctttacttgtttcaCATTTGAGATGATGAGTAGAAACCAAAATCCAATTATGAGATTTTTAATAGTGTCATATTTGATGTatggggaaaaaataataatttcaataacTCATGTTACATCAGCTACAGTACATAGAGgtttgaataaagcaaaaaatatattatttttgattatatattcAAAAGGTTGGTAGTGATATCTGAAGTTAGTGCACTATGTAAGCAATAAATGTACAAATCAGTTGAGTATTACCATTTAATTTCTtaggagaacaaaaacaaatttgttaataatttgtGCACAAAATTTGCATTACAGCATCCTTTCACTTCATATGCAAATTTCTAAAATTCAATCAATATTTAGGAAGGTATCATATTGATTCCACAAACTTGGATATGTTTGCAACAACATTTAACCAATGACAAAATGTGATTgcagattttatattttgagcCCATGTCCACTTTTTCATGGAAATGCCCATTGGACATTTCTGTAATTTTAGTTGAAGTGGCATTTCTTACATTATTTCAGTACTTCTCACTTAAAAGATGAGCTAGCTACTTGGAACTACATGGAGCCAGTATCGGGTGATGTATGTATAGGTTTATTTCAGGTTAGGATGTCTAAAACatcattttgcttctgctttTAACTGCTTTCAAAGTCACTGCATGTGTTTTCTTGATGTTATatgttttgtgatgttatcTCTTTTTGTGTAGTTTCATAAAAGGATCACCCCACAACAGGACTGCTTCCATCATGTTGAACTAAAGTGCGATAAGGAAGGCTTTGAAGTGAGGTACAAGTGTTTGCCCTGGGGGAGCACCAAGCTCAATGGCTTGCTGAGCACTTGGGCCATTCTATGGCTGTTCACCATCAACATTATAGGCTTCCAACAGCACCCTAGAAAAGGCAAAAGTAGCAAAACTACTCATGGCAGTCGACTCGGGCaagtcttcaaattttgttgggAGGACCTTAGACGAGATCTCGTTGGACGAAATAGGTATGTTTACAGAAGTTAAAACTGCAATGAGATGGCTGGGCTGTATAAATAAATCACCGCACGTAGGAGAGCAGAACTATTGCACAACTATCGTATATGTGTAGATTTTGACTCGCAGATGAAACgcaccaaaacaaaaaatgaaataaaagtgaCATCATGCAAAGTCTGCTGACAATGCTGGGGCATTTTGTACTACAGATCTTTGAAGATGACACCACCTATTTAAGAATGTATTTCTGATACTAGTCTGTACCTTGGGTCATTAGTTTTTAAAGACATATCCTTCATTCTCTAGATTCAAGTCACTAAACTGCAATATAGATGGTAGCTGCGGGTtgaatttgttgtttgtgtggaaaatttctatataaaaaaaaagcatgttcATAAGTGCATCTTAAGTTTGCCTAACATTTATGTTTGGATCAATTACTGTTGATGTACTACTGGATTCAAAGTTTGCTAATATGAAAGCTGGGTAAATTTTAAAGAATGAGGGCAGTGAACCAATTAGTCTACTAAGTATGACATACTTAACAACTCTTATAACATTAGTTAGGGTCTTCCAAATCTTGTATAAAACAATCCTTACATtttatgagaaatcatgttacTTTCTGAGTGTTATGTAGGTTGCTGAGCTAATTTCATAGAAAAAACTTTTTCCTCTACAGAACTTACTCAGGTCTTGGAGGAGGAAGGTGAAACAATTGAGCAGAATGAAAAGATGGATAAAATGACTTCAGGTGAGAAATGTCACTTGTTGTGGCTTTGATCTAAAGACCTACTTCATTGAATgaatcaaagttttgatgtgTATTAGTTTTATGTGTGCTGCTGTAAATGTAATGCataattttatttctgttttacagaaattcctgaacattctGAACAGATGTGTTATAGAGCTAAGGATGCTCAGCCAAGTACCTCAAAAACAGAAAGGAAACCAAAAAACACTTCCGGTAAGAAATGTTAGTTGTGGCTTTGATGTATATTGAGTGATGAAGGCTACTGAGTAGACAGATGGACTGTCTGCGTACTTTGTATGTTTATGGATTTCTTTCTCACCTGGTGATggagaaaaaatgagaataaCTAACTAACTTTCCAAATGCTCATCTTGGAAACACAAATTGAGAAGCACTAGCAAAGCCTAGTTTCATAACAAAATACTTAAACTTGAGGCATAAAATTTGCTATGGTTGGTGATAGTCGATTGAATACAAACTTATTTTAAGTacatttatttttctatatatGTCCTGCTTTTTGAAGAGTGGTTAGCTCCTTTGTAGCAAACTTTAAGCagctttttgcattttgtcGCCATTTTCCACCCTtgtgacatgtccatcaagttttctacatgtatcaatcacaaaaaagcaaactaagatattcaGCAATtctttttcagaaaatttcttTGAGACAATGTTGAAAGTTctaacttttttcttttaatttcaccatttgaagttagatttcTTCTTTTGTATGACGTTATGGCATTGTGAGGTCAATGAGGTTGTGAAAATCATACAAAAGGATGCAGAAAGTTGCAAACTTCTATTAcctaaatattgatatatttcttgTCTTCAAGTATTATATAGATACTGCATACTTACTAAGACATGTCCTTGTTAAGTTTAAATTGTTATCTTGTCCTTTGATAAGAGAATAGTCTATCATATGCATCCTAGCCACTTCATGTGTTGTTTCTGACAGGAATGTGTCATAAACTATGAATTCCACCTTCTGAAATTGATGAGTATAcagtataaaaatattaatatctcaAAGAGTCAAGGAATTTATTTTGGTATGTTGCATGACTGATAGAAGTTATCCATTTATGTTTTTTGCAATGCCACAAAAATTTTCGACTTTGAGTCACTgtctaattttgaaaataacaatTATATTGATAAATGAAGTGACTTAGTTTTCCTGTATTTTGGCATTTCTCTCTTTAAAAGGCATTCCAAGAAAGTGGCCAGAAGAAGACAAGGATATTTTAACTAAACACTTCAAGAAATACATCAAGAGAGGGACCATTCCTGGAAAGGATAAGATTTTAGTATGCATGGAAAATTATCCAGCCAATTTTTCAGGAAGGACCTGGAAAAACATTAAGGATTGCATTAGAAACATTTCGTCATCATTAAAACTGCCAAGCATTTAGACGcgacattttttaattttttggctTTGTGTAGATGCCAAAGTataagtattttcctagagtggcaatGGTTTATTAGAGAATACTGAGTACACTTTTTGAGTACAATATCTGCTATCTTTCTGCTACATTTTTTCTGTTGAGAAAATAGTCCAGAATTGTGTCTGAGAgtttgtggagggggggggggggcggggacatTGGGGACAAGTATTATACAAAATTGGGGACAAGcattattacaaaatgacaaaagtccAGCGTATTTTCATAAAGTGGCAATGCCAGCTGCACTGGCATTATTAGAGAATACTGAGTACAGAGAATATACAGTTATGCATTAAGCATATACACATTCCACcatatttgtacaaaatgacaaagtccAGAGTAATTTCCTAGATTGGCAATGCCAGCTTCTCTGGCATTATTATAGAATACACAGTAAGGTTTTTTACTGAGTACACTTTCTGTTCCATTTTTTGCTgcagaaaaaaagtccaaaagtgtgtCTAATCTGAAGTATGTACCTAGACTGGCTATGCCAGCTTCACTTATAGAAAACAcaagcattataggagaatatacagTTTAATGCATTAGGCATATACACATTCCACCAtctttttacaaaatgacaaaagtccAGCATATTTTCATAAAGTGGCAATGCCAGCTGCACTGGCATTATTAGAGAATACTGAGTGCATATTCTGAGTACACTTTCTGCTACAATTTTttgttcagaaaaaaagtccAGAAGTGTGTCTGATAGATTGATAAATCATTAGAGAATACACAGTTAGGTATTCACTGAGTACACTTTCTGctgcacttttgtttttgcAGGGAAAAAATGGCCAGCATTGTATCTGATAGCAGGttgtggggagtgggggggggggggtcatgagCATTATATAGAACAATACACAGTTGTGCATTTGGttttgaaacaactttgtttgtcatggctgcactgcattGATGTCAaatggggtgcctttgcctacctcagtatttgagacagtggtcagatgctggggtaTACACTGTAGTCCGTAGGACGGGGACATTAAATGGCGGTCCCGGTAGCAGGAATGGGAGCAAAATCACACACCTGCCTCGTTATCCTTTGAACACTTATCgtaaagagaaggcttgaaataagccggtgttcgTCCACGATCTAACACGTATATATGGCCTCAAATAAGCTAATGTCAGGCTTCTTCATctttgggtctctaaactaaactatttaACATAAACAAGAGCATATACGctttccattatttttgtacaaatGACAAAGTCTAAAGTATTTTCCTGGAGTGGCAATGCTAGCTGCATTggcattattggagaatataattttttcagaaacaaagtccaaaagtgtatctgattgtgtgtgggtgggggcacgatcattataggagaatatcCAGTAATACATTCCATATGCATTCCATCATCATTGTGCATTGGCATTATTggagattataattttttttttctcagaaataaagtccaaaagtgtatctgatTGTGTGTAGGTGGGGGCACTAACTTTATgataggagaataaacagttatgcattgagcatattccaccatctttgtacaaaatgacaaaattccaaagtattttcctagagtgacaatgtcagctgcactaccattattggagaatataatttttttggaaaaaaagtccaaaattgtatctgattgtgtgtgggtgggggcacgatcattataggagaataaacagttatgcattgagcatattccaccatctttgtacaaaatgacaaaattccaaagtattttcctagagtgacaatgccagCTGCATGGCATGATTGGAGaatatgattttttgttttcagaataaaagtccaaaagtgtatctaattgtgcgtaggtgggggcacgagcattataggagaatatacagttatgcattgagcatattccaccatctttgtacaaatgATAAAGTccagagtattttcctagagtggcaatGCCAACTGCATTggcattattggagaatatagtttttttcagaaacaaagtccaaaagtgtatgtgattgtgtgtgggtgggggctcgagcattataggagaataaacagttatgcattgagcatattccaccatctttgtacaaaatgacaaagtcccagagtattttcctagagtggcaatACCAGCTGCACTGGCAAtaatggagaatataattttaattcagaaaaaaagtccaaaagtgtatctaattgtgcaTAGGTGGGGCAcgatcattataggagaataaacagttatgcattgagcatattccaccatctttgtacaaaatgacaaaattccaaagtattttcctagagtgacaatgccagctgcactaccattattggagaatgtaatttttttggaaaaaaagtccaaaagtgtatctaattgtgcgtaggtgggggcacgatcattataggagaatatacagTAATGCATTAAGCTTATTTGCATTCCATCATCATTGTGCATTGGCAATAAtggatattataattttttttttcttcagaaataaagtccaaaagtgtatctgattgtgtgtaggtgggggcacgagcattataggagaataaacagttatgcattgagcatattccaccatctttgtacaaaatgacaaagtccagagtattttcctagagtggcaatACCAGCTGCACTGGCAAtaatggagaatataattttaattcagaaaaaaagtccaaaagtgtatctaattgtgcgtaggtgggggcacgagcattataggagaataaacagttatgcattgagcatattccaccatctttgtacaaaatgacaaaattccaaagtattttcctagagtgacaatgccagctgcactaccattattggagaatatagtttattttggaaaaaaagtccaaaagtgtatctaattgtgcgtaggtgggggcacgatcattataggagaataaacagttatgcattgagcatatttcaccatctttgtacaaaatgacaaagtcccagagtattttcctagagtggcaatACCAGCTGCACTGGCAAtaatggagaatataattttaattcagaaaaaaagtccaaaagtgtatctaattgtgcgtaggtggggcacgagcattataggagaataaacagttatgcattgagcatattccaccatctttgtacaaaatgacaaaattccaaagtattttcctagagtgacaatgccagctgcactaccattattggagaatataatttttttggaaaaaaagtccaaaagtgtatctaattgtgcgtaggtggggcacgatcattataggagaatatacagAAATGCATTAAGCTTATTTGCATTCCATCATCATTGTGCATTGGCAATATtggatattataaaaaaaaaaatcttcagaaataaagtccaaaagtgtatctgattgtgtgtaggtgggggcacgagcattataggagaataaacagttatgcattgagcatattccaccatctttgtacaaaatgacaaagtccagagtattttcctagagtggcaatACCAGCTGCACTGGCAAtaatggagaatataattttaattcagaaaaaaagtccaaaagtgtatctaattgtgcgtaggtaggggcacgagcattataggagaataaacagtaatgcattgagcatattccaccatctttgtacaaaatgacaaaattccaaagtattttcctagagtgacaatgccagctgcactaccattattggagaatataattttttttggaaaaaaagtccaaaagtgtatctaattgtgcgtaggtgggggcacgatcattataggagaataaacagttatgcattgagcatattccaccatctttgtaccaAATGACAAAGTCccagagtattttcctagagtggcaatTCCAGCTGCACTGGCAAtaatggagaatataattttaattcagaaaaaaagtccaaaagtgtatctaattgtgtgtgggtgggggcacgagcattataggagaataaacagttatgcattgagcatactccaccatctttgtacaaaatgacaaaattccaaagtatttttctagagtgacaatgccagctgcactaccattattggagaatataatttttttggaaaaaaagtccaaaagtgtatctaattgtgcgtaggtggggcacgagcattataggagaataaacagttatgcattgagcatattccaccatctttgtacaaaatgacaaaattccaaagtattttcctagagtgacaatgccagctgcactaccattattggagaatataatttttttggaaaaaaagtccaaaagtgtatctaattgtgcgtaggtgggggcacgatcattataggagaatatacagTAATGCATTAAGCTTATTTGCATTCCATCATCATTGTGCATTGGCAATATtggatattataaaaaaaaaaatcttcagaaataaagtccaaaagtgtatctgattgtgtgtaggtgggggcacgagcattataggagaataaacagttatgcattgagcatattccaccatctttgtaccaAATGACAAAGTCccagagtattttcctagagtggcaatTCTAGCTGCACTGGCAAtaatggagaatataattttaattcagaaaaaaagtccaaaagtgtatctaattgtgtgtgggtgggggcacgagcattataggagaataaacagttatgcattgagcatactccaccatctttgtacaaaatgacaaaattccaaagtatttttctagagtgacaatgccagctgcactaccattattggagaatataatttttttggaaaaaaagtccaaaagtgtatctaattgtgcgtaggtgggggcacgatcattataggagaatatacagTAATGCATTAAGCTTATATGCATTCCATCATCATTGTGCATTGGCATTATTGGAGATtataattttgcattgagcatattccactatctttggggaggagggtgggggacaCGAGCATTATAGAAAATACACAGTTCTGTATTGAACATAAGCATATATGctttccattatttttgtacaaaataacaaagtcCAAAGTAGTttcctagagtgacaatgccagCTTCACTTGCATTATCCGAGAATACACAGTTAGGTATTCACTGAGTACACTTTCTGCTACAATTTTTTGGCAGAAAAGATCCAAATCGTGTCTGATAATGGGtgatgtgggggtggggggtgggggaaatgagcattataggagaatacaCAGTTCGGCATTGAACATAAGCATATGctttacattatttttgtacaaaataacaaagtcCAGAGTATTTTCCTACATTGGCAATGCCAGCTTCACTTATAGAAAACACAGGTATTGCTGTATTTTGCTTCATTTTCCCCTGTAACACAAAGAGTACaatgtttttcacatttgttaTTATGGTTATTATTAGTTATCACTTGTTTGTATTTGCTATTATCagttattttggtttttattgaacataattgaatatataattgaaatatatttaacatgtgTGCAAAGTAGTTACCACTTCTTTAATGCTTTGTTGTCATCTTTCTATCTCTCAAATGTGTTGAGCTGCTAAGCTATTTATGCTAATTCAAGATTCACTTTGCAACACTGTGTTTGCAACACTGTAAAAGTGTTTAATGTAACAAAGTTAACTGTTATTATTTCTATGTGGTTTTCTGAGTCAAAAATAATTTTGCAGCCGCTCCATTTCTGAACCTTTTATTCTGAAACTAGTACTATGTATTTATGATGAAGCAAAAAGAAGTTACTATTTGGAGTTGATAAATCTGTTCTTTTCTATGACTCTTACACGGTTTTAGGGATCAAATGGCCCAAATCGGGCTCAAACACAGTCTTCATGAACAATATGTGTAACTTCATTTCTATGGTTACTCAAACACATGTTTACCTGCTCGACTTCAGTTGCCCAATCAGATCATATGAACAACTGAAACAAATGTCTACAGGAATTCTGTACACATGGATTATCTGTGAATTCCTCAAATTGCTTTCTGGGATAGCTGACGCATTTGTATCATGCAACCGGTGTCAAAGCTCAACCTCGTAATATTTCAACCAAGTTAGTGTACAAAATGTTAAAACGAAGTGGACTGACAGtataaattgaaacatttcatcATATGGGCTATTTTTTAAAAGTGTGCTTATATTTTTGCCCCTAACCCCTAAATAATTCATCAGGGCAATGCAGTGTTTGCAATTCCCACATCTGGCTGTGCAATCCCACAAAGAACATTTGTCTGCTGAGGAAATGCCCGAACTCTTTTCTTGCATATATGCAATTACTTAATGAGCAACTGATCCACTTGTTCATTAGCctatatacacataaaattttttgaaaattgatcagTCACACAGAAATACGTCTTAGAAGAAAAGAAGCTTGTTTACATATCTTCTAGTATGGTTAGAAAATTAGACCTCGTTTCTTTAAAATTGGCAACACAATACTTAAGTTCAAGACATAATTAGGTGTAATAACTTTCCCATTCTGAAATACTGTCCAAACTAGTAATGGAGAAACATTTGCAGGAATTTAATGTCTCATAAATGATAACAAGACTGAAGTGAACAAAGCTTTTCAAGAAGACAATTACATTTACAGCACAACATCAGACTGATGATAAATAACGTTCAGTGATTTTGTATTATAGAATATTGAGAATCTGCAGCAATTGCTACTATGTTTCCATAAATTGTTTAACAGTCCCATTCAgggtttgccaaatttaaactttgaccaTCCCAGTTTATTGCACTGAAAtgtcagtgaaaataacacatttctgtgcatttttcatatcaatagtCATTAgctttattgagttatctgtcgttaaaaatACTGAACTGAATAAATGCTGCCATAATTTTTAAGGAGggtgtagattctacaaacttcgaTCAATATATGCAAGTCCCGCCAAACAGATCAcccgccaatcaaatctctctgtgtTGTTTATGACCGTTATAAACCTAGGCCTTTACTATCACTTTCATGTTTAAGCTGTTCCTTCTCTTGAAAGGTATCTTTCTATCGGttttaccgatgtagcttgcaaattGTGTAATTtgcttccattgcaatgaatacgCAGGTgatttcagacgtttcctccgtggaattttAAATAGTGTTCGATACGAATGGGACTGCattgaagactattttgtttacatttgtgtaatgaacctTACTAAAATAGGCAGTCGCAGTGATATTAGGGTAAATCGATaccgccataagggcaacagaaatatttctttcgattgtgacagcttttctccatatacccacctggtcagagtgaaTTTAGGTTaacaaacattgaatctacttcggaagtttg is part of the Apostichopus japonicus isolate 1M-3 chromosome 11, ASM3797524v1, whole genome shotgun sequence genome and harbors:
- the LOC139976495 gene encoding uncharacterized protein, producing the protein MAVDSGKSSNFVGRTLDEISLDEIELTQVLEEEGETIEQNEKMDKMTSEIPEHSEQMCYRAKDAQPSTSKTERKPKNTSGIPRKWPEEDKDILTKHFKKYIKRGTIPGKDKILVCMENYPANFSGRTWKNIKDCIRNISSSLKLPSI